In the Leishmania infantum JPCM5 genome chromosome 2 genome, one interval contains:
- a CDS encoding putative mitochondrial carrier protein has translation MSAKTAAAPSERSFVDRFLRSHAGAATAAGILEIAFFHPFDTTAKRLMANKGSIMRGSMGETAANLNMIVFKKHADAGFLRKVVYLYPGSLYATVYKVFQRVYKFAGQPLVRDFLSSNYRDGFKRYCGEAHKVMEDATAGCLIGLGEVFLLPLDRLKVLSQTNEAAMRSGLLPLLRQEGFRGMYAGTVVTMCRNAPGSFCLFGGTAFTKGYIFGLSDYRHATLFQNMCASTVGACVAIAISNPMDVVKTRVQQQTDAERRSGMTMATAMLKEEGVLSFFKGLTPKIIASAPKLIFAYTMTEYFFKVMNDSKKR, from the coding sequence ATGTCCGCCAAGACGGCCGCCGCTCCGTCGGAGCGCAGCTTCGTCGATCGGTTTTTGCGCAGTcatgccggcgccgccacagccgccggTATCCTCGAGATTGCCTTCTTCCATCCGTTCGACACGACGGCGAAGCGACTGATGGCAAACAAGGGCTCCATCATGCGCGGCTCCATGGGGGAGACGGCCGCCAACCTCAACATGATCGTCTTCAAAAagcacgccgacgccggcttCCTTCGAAAGGTTGTGTACCTCTACCCGGGCTCCCTGTACGCCACCGTGTACAAGGTCTTCCAGCGCGTCTACAAGTTCGCCGGACAGCCCCTCGTGCGCGACTTTCTCAGCTCCAACTACCGCGACGGCTTCAAGCGGTACTGTGGCGAGGCGCACAAGGTTATGGAGGACGCGACGGCCGGCTGCCTCATCGGCCTCGGCGAGGTCttcttgctgccgctggatCGGCTGAAGGTATTGAGCCAGACGAACGAGGCCGCCATGCGGAGCGGTCttctgccgcttctgcgccaGGAGGGCTTCCGCGGTATGTACGCGGGTACCGTGGTGACGATGTGCCGCAACGCCCCCGGCTCGTTCTGTCTATTTGGTGGCACAGCCTTCACGAAGGGGTACATCTTCGGCCTCAGCGACTACCGCCATGCGACTCTCTTCCAGAACATGTGCGCCTCCACTGTGGGCGCGtgcgtcgccatcgccatcTCTAACCCGATGGACGTCGTCAAGACtcgtgtgcagcagcagacggacGCCGAGCGTCGCAGCGGTAtgacgatggcgacggcgatgctgaaggaggagggcgtgctGTCCTTCTTCAAGGGCCTCACGCCGAAGATCATCGCCTCGGCGCCGAAGCTGATTTTTGCGTACACCATGACCGAGTACTTCTTCAAGGTGATGAACGACTCCAAGAAGCGTTGA